The sequence taaaaaaaaataaaaaaaaaaaagaatagaggataatgtcttttttttttttaattttaatttaaatgatttaattttgatatatctCATGATTGTAGGAATAACTTGTCcacttttatttgttttcattcagttgaaaaattaatattgtaaaTTTGATACTCGAAATGCTATGATTAAAATAGTCAATTGGACCAGCCTATAGCTTGAGTGTATATTATTCCTGGGGTGGAAAATAAAACCTAGTGTGCTGTAAAGcattgctttcttttttcagcAAACACTAAACCTAACAGAAAAATTGACTATTGAGACTAccctaaaatatattatatcaatCATTCATTTGACAAGGGCGGAAGAGGAACTCAGTATGCAGGAACACAAAGAAATCTTCCTTTTTAATAGATATAACTAAAGTAAGAACTCCAAAACGGATGTAACTgaaatatacaataaaaatataaagatatgaaatgaaaagataACAACATtagagaatttaatttttgtgatGCTTGTACGAATATTTcagaatttttttctcttaaaagatCTAAAAACATTTAGGTGAAAATCtagattttaaaagttttggACTGCCCCCTCAACTCAAccatgtatatgtatatatatatatatatatatatatatgtaaagagagGGTAGTGATACTTCTACCCCTCCACTGAAATAAAACTGAAAGAGTTTAAGAGAGTGGCTTCTGCAGTTTGAGAGAGGATTTCTGAACAATAGGAGGCTGGCATGGGCATGGTATTGCAATGAATTTTGGTGTATCATCTCCTGGCATCAACACTGGCAGGCTCTTCCCTTCATTTTCTAATTCctgtttaattattaataaagaatcaaCATATCGGTACTGAAACCCCACAAACCATaactaagaaataaataatcccATTTTTACGTACCTATTTTATTACCCTTTTCAGGCACgtaatattcattaatatgacTGACACTTGTATTGGAGCTACAAACGTTATATAAGTGTAGAAATGAGTTGAGCCGACGATTCGGAACTTAGATTAGATAAAATTCCGCCTAAAATCATTTAACAAGTGAGCCAAATTCAATTTAGAGAAAACTTACTTGCTTataagttaatattaataaattagtgtttattttaattttagtaattgttaattgaataggtttattaaaataaattataatcgttcattaaatatattttaacttttataaggaataacttttaaaaaaatttaatttttaatttataaatcattAAACTTATTTACTTGCgcagaaaaatttaatatacttAGCTCGAGTaacaattttatattaaacgAGCAAAATTGAAATTAGGCAAACATTTATTTCAGTTGATTTATTTGCATGTTCGAACCCACTCAATCGAGGTCCaattaaaaagtaaacaaataataaaagaaaactggAGTTATAGATAGATATGCACTTGGCCAAACAGAATAAGTGAAACAGAAAGGACGGCATATATACCTGACGGGCAGGAGCAGATTTATGGAGTGCATATTCTATATCATCTTGGATATGGCTGTCTTGATCATGAGTTGAAGAAGCTCCAAGTAAGGCTCGTAGCTTGTTCCAGTGGAGGCAGCTAAGGAACAACCCGCTCATGAAACACAAGAAGACCAACAGAAGAGCTAAAGCCAGAGGAAACCCTATTGATGGTTGAGTTGCTTCTTCACTCTCCATcgatttttgtttgaattttcCCCGAGCTGAGATGCTATCCTTCTTTTAACAGGAGCCAACATGGAGTTGGTGATATAGCACCAGCACCTTTCTGATGGTGCTAGCAGCAACTACTTTCGCTAACATTTCTTGTCGTACATATTATGTTTTAGTTAGTAcggagagaaaagaaagttgggtc is a genomic window of Ricinus communis isolate WT05 ecotype wild-type chromosome 2, ASM1957865v1, whole genome shotgun sequence containing:
- the LOC8280357 gene encoding uncharacterized protein At5g65660, giving the protein MESEEATQPSIGFPLALALLLVFLCFMSGLFLSCLHWNKLRALLGASSTHDQDSHIQDDIEYALHKSAPARQELENEGKSLPVLMPGDDTPKFIAIPCPCQPPIVQKSSLKLQKPLS